Proteins encoded in a region of the Coffea eugenioides isolate CCC68of chromosome 4, Ceug_1.0, whole genome shotgun sequence genome:
- the LOC113767892 gene encoding protein CDI-like isoform X1, with amino-acid sequence MSTLVAETNFKNEEVKKSLSPTKAGLDSLPKSLVNGNANKDNADKPPKLKIFIGYDPREDIAYEVCRYSLLKRSSIPVEITPIKQSELRGKGLYWRERGKLESTEFSFSRFLTPHLADYEGWAMFVDCDFLYLGDIKELTDLIDDKFAIMCVQHDYAPKETTKMDGAVQTVYPRKNWSSMVLYNCSHPKNRILTPEVVNTESGAFLHRFQWLEDDEIGEIPFVWNFLVGHNRVVEGDSSTFPKAIHYTLGGPWFEAWKDCEFGDLWLKELEEYKKAKEKKDRTLLAHHRFRGCSWIK; translated from the exons ATGTCTACATTGGTGGCAGAAACGAATTTCAAGAATGAAGAGGTAAAGAAATCTTTGAGCCCTACTAAGGCTGGACTTGATTCGCTTCCCAAGAGTTTGGTTAACGGCAATGCTAACAAGGACAATGCTGATAAGCCCCCCAAATTGAAGATCTTTATTGGGTATGATCCCCGTGAGGACATCGCTTACGAGGTTTGCCGTTATTCATTGCTGAAAAGATCTTCTATCCCGGTTGAGATTACCCCAATTAAACAATCTGAATTGAGGGGAAAGGGTCTTTATTGGCGTGAAAGAGGGAAGCTAGAGAGCACTGAATTTTCGTTTTCGCGGTTTTTGACTCCCCATTTAGCTGATTATGAAGGTTGGGCCATGTTTGTTGATTGTGATTTTCTGTACCTTGGTGATATAAAGGAATTAACCGATTTGATTGATGATAAATTTGCTATAATGTGTGTACAACATGATTATGCCCCTaaagaaacaaccaaaatggATGGGGCTGTGCAGACGGTTTATCCGAGGAAGAATTGGTCTTCCATGGTTTTGTACAATTGTAGTCACCCTAAAAATAGGATCTTGACTCCTGAGGTGGTGAACACAGAATCAGGGGCATTTTTGCATAGGTTTCAGTGGTTGGAGGATGATGAGATTGGGGAGATTCCGTTCGTGTGGAATTTTCTTGTGGGGCATAACAGGGTTGTTGAGGGCGATTCAAGCACATTCCCTAAGGCAATACATTATACATTAGGAGGCCCATGGTTCGAGGCATGGAAGGATTGTGAGTTTGGAGACTTGTGGTTGAAGGAGCTTGAGGAGTATAAGAAGGCGAAAGAGAAGAAG GACCGCACTTTGTTGGCACATCATCGCTTTCGTGGTTGCTCCTGGATCAAATAG
- the LOC113767892 gene encoding protein CDI-like isoform X2 produces the protein MSTLVAETNFKNEEVKKSLSPTKAGLDSLPKSLVNGNANKDNADKPPKLKIFIGYDPREDIAYEVCRYSLLKRSSIPVEITPIKQSELRGKGLYWRERGKLESTEFSFSRFLTPHLADYEGWAMFVDCDFLYLGDIKELTDLIDDKFAIMCVQHDYAPKETTKMDGAVQTVYPRKNWSSMVLYNCSHPKNRILTPEVVNTESGAFLHRFQWLEDDEIGEIPFVWNFLVGHNRVVEGDSSTFPKAIHYTLGGPWFEAWKDCEFGDLWLKELEEYKKAKEKKVDS, from the coding sequence ATGTCTACATTGGTGGCAGAAACGAATTTCAAGAATGAAGAGGTAAAGAAATCTTTGAGCCCTACTAAGGCTGGACTTGATTCGCTTCCCAAGAGTTTGGTTAACGGCAATGCTAACAAGGACAATGCTGATAAGCCCCCCAAATTGAAGATCTTTATTGGGTATGATCCCCGTGAGGACATCGCTTACGAGGTTTGCCGTTATTCATTGCTGAAAAGATCTTCTATCCCGGTTGAGATTACCCCAATTAAACAATCTGAATTGAGGGGAAAGGGTCTTTATTGGCGTGAAAGAGGGAAGCTAGAGAGCACTGAATTTTCGTTTTCGCGGTTTTTGACTCCCCATTTAGCTGATTATGAAGGTTGGGCCATGTTTGTTGATTGTGATTTTCTGTACCTTGGTGATATAAAGGAATTAACCGATTTGATTGATGATAAATTTGCTATAATGTGTGTACAACATGATTATGCCCCTaaagaaacaaccaaaatggATGGGGCTGTGCAGACGGTTTATCCGAGGAAGAATTGGTCTTCCATGGTTTTGTACAATTGTAGTCACCCTAAAAATAGGATCTTGACTCCTGAGGTGGTGAACACAGAATCAGGGGCATTTTTGCATAGGTTTCAGTGGTTGGAGGATGATGAGATTGGGGAGATTCCGTTCGTGTGGAATTTTCTTGTGGGGCATAACAGGGTTGTTGAGGGCGATTCAAGCACATTCCCTAAGGCAATACATTATACATTAGGAGGCCCATGGTTCGAGGCATGGAAGGATTGTGAGTTTGGAGACTTGTGGTTGAAGGAGCTTGAGGAGTATAAGAAGGCGAAAGAGAAGAAGGTAGATAGCTAA